The Ptychodera flava strain L36383 chromosome 7, AS_Pfla_20210202, whole genome shotgun sequence DNA window TGCTTCAAACCAGGCTTGTCTGGTCTTTACTATGTTGCTTACTGTGAGAACGCTTCCTATCTCATAGACACTTTCCTGACTGATAGTCATACTGTGTTGTATGTACCACCTTTTTTCGTGATGTGCTCCTACACATTTTAGCATAGTGGTTTTTCTTGTGACATGTGTGGCATTCCTTCCCATAGGCAGGACATTTCTTTGGTGGATGCCTGGTACCACAGTTACCACACTTGTGTTTTGGGTTGCTGTTCTGCATGGGTTTTGATTGAGGACCTCCTCTGCAATCTTTTTACCACGTCTTCTGATTGCTTCAATAGTTTTTTCTTCAGCTGTACCTGTTGTCATTTGTTTCACTTCTTTCCTGGTAGTCTCTGCTGCGATGCATTTGTCACGCACACTGTCTAGTGTTATGTCATCGATGCTCAGAGGTTTCTCTTTCAGTTCATTATCATTCAGAGAGAATATTATTTTGTAACGTATCATGTTGTCTTTCTCTGAGAATTCACACTGTGCCGCTAGTTTCTGTAGGGTTGTGAAATGATCAATGAACTCCACTCCTTCTTTCCACTCAGCACTCCAGAATTTGTATCGATTAAATACTATTCTCTTCTTGCCTTGGAAATGAGTATCAAACTTGCTAAGCACAACTTCGTACTTAGTTTTGTCTTCATCTTCTCCCCATGCAAACTGGTTATATCGTTCACGCGCATCTGGTCCTATTGTATTTAGCAATCTGGCTATTTTCACTGCATCTGGTTTGTTATTGGCTTCCTGTGCcaacagtaaaatttcaaagtcttGTTGAATCGCCTCCAATTTTCTGCAATGTTGCTTTGCAGGGATAATAGATCTGGCAATCTGAAATCCTGAGGCATTGCTGGCACTAGTAGTTGAAATCCTGAGGCATTGCTGGCACTAGTAGTTGTTTTATACCATTTGATGAACGGAGACAAAATGGCGGGTGTTCTGTCTGGCAAACCCAACTGTTTATGGCGTGCTCAAAGAGTGAAAATTCTTATGGCAATACTGGCGCTGTTAAAGGAGGGCTGTGCTAGTCTCTCTCGGTCCTTTTGTTGTATTCTGTGACGTGTTGGCCTATTGTGTTCGACTCAGTAGTTGTGATTGTCAACATCGTACTCGTGAGCTGTATTTTGCTTCAGCACTGGTTGCAACCATGTGGCCGTcgagtgggtagctgaacagGACTCTCAACGTTGTCGCTTGTCGACTGCGGTTCCTCTATAAGCTATAGACTGGTCGCTAGTTGCTCCTGATTGTGAGTTCTTTAACTCTGTCGTCGTTAGTAGACGTACCACTCCTGACACCATGTGATGGTCGAGTAAATACACAGACAACGCACAAGTAACGTTGCGTACTTTTAATACAATATGGCTGAACTGCAACGTATAAACAACGTAATATATAACAAAAGAACAAACGGTAATGTCCGATTGAGGGCGCTGCCCAATGAGCATTAACAGTGTCACTACTTGTTTCTGCATAGAGTATATAGTACAGAGTTCAACttatacatatttcatcacatacttagttacagagttttgCTGGGGGAGTACGCGAGGGCTTGTATGGTGACCCTATCATCGACcataaaacccttcgacaaggttTGGGGCATAGTCATTgtgaacacaaaagattacgaaCACAAAGGGGAAAGGCAATTACTCAACACTCAGTTTTATAGCCtgattctgtcaaaatgtttaccCAGCAGTTGATGTGTTTGAGGATTAAAATTGTTGCTCAGGACGACTTATCGGATGTGGCTGGGTTTTTGCGTGATTAAGTGATTAActactgaaagaaaacttggaaGCGGGTGATAAATGATTAAGTACTGAAAGAAAACCATAGAGGTGTTAATGTGAAAGACGAcctgaaaaaaatacacacgACCTAATATCATTGAGATTATATAAATTAGTGCTAGGATGTGCGTCGCCGACAGTAAGGGTATTAGAAAACGCAAGATGAACACGTGATTTTCATTCAAGCTCCTTATTGTGTAGCGAGTAACATCTCAAAGGTTTGCCTCCAAAGAAAACTAATTTGAAGACCACGATGGCTGCAGCACGTATTCGTATTCGCTTCCATGTCATGTCTGAAGAGATATTAAGGAAAAAGTGTGTGGAAGAGTGCCGCAAAACACCAGAAGAACCACAAGCTGGAGTCTCCGCGTGTGGAATGAGTGGGCCGAGGCGAGAAATGCTACAGAGGTTTTGGGGAAGTAGCTACAAATTCCCATGGCAGACAATCTGGCAGAGTTTGGTGTTGATGATTTAGATGTGTTCCTGAGCCACTTTGTAATGGAGGTAAGAAACAAAGAAGGTGAACCGTATGCTCCCGACTGTCTCAACTACCTAAGCGCAGGAACCGCAACTGTAACGCCAAGCAGACTTACTGTGCGTAGTGCAAACTACTcgaagaagttcaagaaacctCGCGATTCACACTACCGTCATAAGAACTTCCAGTACAAGGACGTGATATTATCATCAGATTCGGATGTAAATTTTGACCTAAACTTTGATTTTTCAGAGTTAGATGATTGATGATATATAGGTTACAAAGGATTCTTGACTCATTGACTGTCATGCATGTTAGCTGGACGGCTATAAGTCGGTCATCACCGGCTTGAAACACATTAGTATTTTGTTCGCAATTTATCCATAGACCGTACGCTCTATGATTTATTGATAATAAAGAATGAAGATAACTTGATAACCTCATaaagttgttatttttcatgtgTAGGTGTGTGAGTGGTTTATGCATGGTAAATTTTTCCCTGATTTGAAACGTGTCAATGTCATGGTGGTCTGATGGGCAAGTTACGTGGcccgaaaacaaaacatttaaaatcgTAAGCAGTGTGACACGAGTGATAAACGCAAGATGTGATAAGTCGATGTCATGTGGtctgatgggaaaaattaggttgcctgaaaacaaaacattttaatcgTAAGCACTGCCTGACAGGAGTGATAAACGCTAATCCTGGGTTCCCTGTTAGCTCGACGGCTATAGGGGGTTTACACATGTGAGTTAAGTCCGGAGTTGACAccggaataaatttaaacctgtgtcagttggacgtgtaaacagacaacaccgaactaacaaagaactaaattaatgTGGTGTCGGAGGGCTTgtccaggttcggtgctccgtaGTAAACAATGGCCTAGttacacgtgtgaccagaacaccgaactaaacgccgaactatatcctgtcttcgggcttgcggtcattaccacaatggacggtgttcaagtaagctctcgcgatcgcggcaacaattggccgcaggaagagatcaggctactaatgccagggagaagggactcgagaggacagcggaacaatgccacaacaaaatcaaacggttgccagctcagttcaagtccgtgtccgacaacaaccgtcgtagtggcagagctagaaaaacgatgccattttacgacgagttgtaggtagtaaagggaaagcaactggtagtaaagggaaagcaactccacacatcgttcatatttgggttgtttgcgttttgtgtatgatattgtgtataatataagtgttttatgtaaaatgttgcttggccatggcgagacgtacccgtaatctacgtgtcctgtgttaatccgcactggagcggagagactactgACACTGTGTTCCTTTGGccctacgtttcgaaaacagagttttcttcatcagtcgcttaaaattcattttttattggtgagacgtgttgaatggttgattgtttttattttataatatgttgttccacttacgtttggtagggaagctagaatgtctactgtttggtcttgttgtgtttgtgtaggttcgtgtgaacctgagtttgagctattgtagtttttgtgaagtctggcgcttataagtgtgtcgcctatatttctgttccttctatatgcgattattggttggttttggaagagttttttttagtgtttcgtctttatcaagttcactccagttttctgtcagagcttgcttgatttttgtcgtttcgatgtacgggctatacgttgtttacgaagactactgtattgttggtggcgttattcctttcgcttgacccgaactaaattTTCACCTTGTgtatgacgtgtaaacgtgagatcgcttagatcgctgataaggaatatttacagagcgacaaatcagattccctcaggtttaaaaaaatacacgtgtaaacccacctTATAAGTAGGTTATCGCCCGCTTGAAACGTAAAACAACTCGGCTCCGCCTCGTTGTTTACGTTTCAAGCGGGCGATAACCTACACTTATACACAACTTggcagtgacgacacagaagaAACAGTAAAAAATAGTACACAAACTATTAAActaaatgtacgagaacaaacacatcgaccatgatacttataagtatcttgatccaaaaaCATAAATGTCCGTACTCCACAGTGGTGCTCATTGCCTACAATTCACAAACTGCCGCCTGAAAACTCAAAATTTGCAGGCAGCCCAATAATCAGTGGCTGCTCCAGTCCCATTTACAGAATTACAAAttcctggattacttcataaaaccacaAGTTCAGCAACAACCAACATATATAAAAGatacaacaaatttcataccagaaatagaaaagacaaatgtCCTTAACAGGCATTTctcttaaagggccattatttgtaacttttgaccattttttacctcggaaaattccatgttggggctcataattgttgcaaaatgttgttttacgaagaatcaaacatgattagtgatgttatagccacataaaactgctaatttttgttcaaacgtgatgcccttccgagctcgtttgttgacgtctggcatgctcagcgtgctggggagaatgCTGATCACGCgttgtacaagttcacgtttattgcgggatcaaaacaacattgcgtcgtgatTGCCAGACAtttggctacgcaacgtgctcggacaatggactacgacgtaaataccgggcataagtaatgaatattattttgaaattgctgtaaatggctcgcacaggtgcagaagaatgcctacgttgcaatccgcgtgtcaacagtttgtatttctgtccggacaaaaattgaaattttcgttgtaaaatcacatgttatttagttgtagggcacgtaatgtttccgaataatatgcgattctctgttatttgacaggctattcaacattaGCCAGTGataatttcaatcaaaactaacggaaaaatcgccagaagatacagc harbors:
- the LOC139136475 gene encoding uncharacterized protein; amino-acid sequence: MVATSAEAKYSSREANNKPDAVKIARLLNTIGPDARERYNQFAWGEDEDKTKYEVVLSKFDTHFQGKKRIVFNRYKFWSAEWKEGVEFIDHFTTLQKLAAQCEFSEKDNMIRYKIIFSLNDNELKEKPLSIDDITLDSVRDKCIAAETTRKEVKQMTTGTAEEKTIEAIRRRGKKIAEEVLNQNPCRTATQNTSVVTVVPGIHQRNVLPMGRNATHVTRKTTMLKCVGAHHEKRWYIQHSMTISQESVYEIGSVLTVSNIVKTRQAWFEAVEVAGTQFKFKVDTGAETNLISYKAWKKVASRPKLTKSKVTLQTLDGSKIQHYGSARVTFKVKDMQTEAEIFVTKQQNGPILVYIQLQS